One Candidatus Marsarchaeota archaeon DNA segment encodes these proteins:
- a CDS encoding NAD-dependent epimerase/dehydratase family protein codes for MVERLFITGIAGFIGRNLAKEALAQGFSVKGMDIADMKEQLNVEFVKADIRDTAKVEAAMKGADYVVHLAAVTSNVEFEKGLKECYDTNITGFMNVIEAARRNNVKKFLYASSAAVYTDKSGFSEDSVISMQEQKSHYAKSKLMNEMIAKSYADAYGMETIGMRLFNVYGPGENEKGDYASIISRFMKDSREGRPLLVYGDGNQARDFVYVEDAAKIILELLGKAQPGVYNVGTGKAVSYTDIAKRINADALRYVRNPLSSYQYLTRSDSAKLRAAIGDYRFTDAVEWIAGSNKPG; via the coding sequence ATGGTAGAGCGTCTCTTCATAACTGGCATCGCAGGCTTCATCGGCAGGAACCTCGCGAAGGAGGCGTTGGCCCAGGGCTTCAGTGTGAAGGGCATGGACATAGCAGACATGAAAGAGCAGCTCAACGTGGAGTTCGTTAAGGCTGACATCCGCGACACGGCGAAGGTGGAAGCCGCGATGAAAGGCGCAGACTACGTGGTGCATTTGGCAGCCGTAACTTCGAACGTCGAGTTCGAGAAGGGGCTCAAGGAGTGCTACGACACGAACATTACGGGCTTCATGAACGTGATAGAGGCGGCAAGAAGGAACAACGTCAAGAAGTTCCTGTATGCGTCCAGCGCGGCGGTCTACACGGACAAGAGCGGTTTCTCGGAAGACTCTGTGATAAGCATGCAGGAGCAGAAGAGCCATTACGCGAAGTCGAAGCTCATGAACGAGATGATCGCCAAATCTTACGCAGATGCCTATGGGATGGAAACGATAGGCATGCGCCTCTTCAACGTCTATGGCCCCGGCGAGAACGAGAAAGGCGACTATGCCAGCATAATAAGCAGGTTCATGAAGGACAGCAGAGAGGGCAGGCCTCTGCTGGTATACGGCGACGGCAACCAGGCAAGGGATTTCGTCTACGTGGAAGATGCTGCCAAGATAATCCTGGAGCTGCTGGGAAAGGCGCAGCCTGGAGTGTACAACGTCGGCACCGGCAAGGCCGTATCGTACACGGATATAGCGAAAAGGATAAATGCCGATGCATTGAGATATGTGCGAAATCCGCTCTCAAGCTACCAGTACTTGACCAGGTCGGACAGCGCAAAGCTAAGGGCCGCGATAGGGGATTACAGGTTTACGGACGCCGTCGAATGGATTGCGGGCTCCAATAAACCAGGGTGA
- a CDS encoding class I SAM-dependent methyltransferase — protein sequence MLPSVIKNRISEDNMFRDPSTKKRFKTLYKMSPYLYDSTHTIIERTKNVLFQLKNIYLIKSPRIYADPEIVAEYDKVYTKLEQNTKKLAGKLSCPVEWAISKPAGLVIYAIIRKTMPKTVLETGVANGASTYIILSALNKNKKGHLVSTEIRKDVGQLLIGISKRRWRLMVGNPKTVFRDTLKRLGKVDIFLHDSDHSYKTMMYEYTTVFDKLSRNGLILSDDVNGNAAFMQFSQHFKTKPVLIRSRERVFGVLYAS from the coding sequence ATGTTGCCATCAGTAATTAAAAATAGGATTTCGGAGGATAACATGTTTCGTGATCCATCAACTAAGAAGCGGTTCAAGACACTTTATAAAATGAGTCCCTATCTCTATGACTCAACACACACTATAATAGAGCGAACTAAGAACGTTCTTTTCCAACTCAAAAACATATACTTAATCAAGTCGCCTAGAATATACGCTGACCCGGAGATTGTTGCTGAATATGATAAAGTATATACTAAGTTGGAGCAGAACACCAAAAAGTTAGCTGGGAAACTAAGCTGTCCTGTAGAATGGGCGATTAGCAAACCAGCAGGTTTAGTAATTTATGCAATAATTCGTAAGACAATGCCAAAAACCGTACTAGAGACCGGTGTAGCGAATGGCGCTTCAACGTACATTATACTTTCTGCGCTAAACAAGAACAAGAAAGGCCATCTAGTTTCTACAGAAATTAGAAAAGATGTAGGTCAGCTGCTAATTGGAATATCAAAGCGCAGGTGGCGACTTATGGTAGGCAATCCTAAGACAGTATTCAGAGACACACTAAAAAGATTAGGGAAAGTTGATATATTCCTCCACGACAGCGATCATTCTTACAAAACTATGATGTATGAGTACACTACTGTTTTTGACAAGCTATCGCGAAATGGTTTAATACTAAGTGACGATGTGAATGGCAATGCAGCGTTTATGCAATTTTCACAACATTTTAAAACAAAACCAGTTTTAATTCGGTCAAGAGAGAGGGTTTTTGGTGTATTATATGCGAGTTGA
- a CDS encoding winged helix-turn-helix transcriptional regulator: protein MKLYEVLYREIAADFLAGTDRFTQKELSERLHISIGNVNRALSKLEEINAVAVGRRSFRVTALDRLLLYWATHRKLYNDVIYKALSELSVADTEASLPNGIAFTAYTAYKKTYGNVPADYSEVFVYVTEAAGEAIRQRFPKQGTAPNLFVLRADAVLSKRIASGKARVVPVPNIFADLWNIKTWYAKEFTDALSKRLFG, encoded by the coding sequence ATGAAGCTTTACGAGGTGCTCTATCGCGAGATCGCTGCCGACTTTCTTGCAGGCACCGATAGGTTCACCCAGAAAGAGCTCTCAGAAAGGTTGCACATTTCTATCGGCAACGTGAACCGCGCTCTCTCAAAACTTGAAGAGATAAATGCAGTTGCAGTAGGGCGCAGGTCATTCAGGGTTACCGCGCTGGACAGGCTGCTGCTGTACTGGGCTACGCACAGAAAGCTGTACAATGATGTGATATACAAGGCCCTGTCTGAGCTGAGCGTTGCAGACACCGAGGCCAGCCTGCCTAATGGCATAGCCTTTACGGCATATACTGCCTACAAGAAAACATACGGCAATGTGCCTGCCGATTACAGCGAGGTCTTCGTATATGTTACCGAAGCTGCCGGAGAGGCCATACGGCAAAGGTTCCCCAAGCAGGGTACAGCCCCAAACCTGTTCGTCCTAAGGGCCGATGCCGTGCTGTCCAAGAGAATCGCTTCCGGCAAAGCAAGAGTGGTGCCGGTGCCCAATATCTTCGCGGATCTTTGGAACATAAAGACATGGTATGCGAAGGAGTTCACAGACGCGCTCTCGAAAAGGCTTTTCGGATGA
- a CDS encoding glycosyltransferase, with protein MGKYKTYVSATSKPGNSMGTKMKVSLITPIDIKYSYQATEKSIYEYSRFLFHEGINVTLLIPKTTINSRAIRVDFKTLRNYYKRLPKKIIMNVLKNLPMRCPPDFYTSLPKEGIIYFPRGLYENLPNILTKPEGQKYIIACYSMSVRDGHITNHKIIESVINFFLTNCFLRKEEMRNNLFFRVLNTRQKNYLERIGVPSDKIFNIPEFVDTKKYCIATSYGKKLNVVHIGGEAKNAQVIIDTIKELIDKRQITKFKFFFIGKHQPKELFEYAEKTDSVVYLGALSDTKKIKILSMSDVQVVPNPDENFAVSMIEGLSSGLRLVVSNQNPIVKNLIKEGALAYTCSNNPSAYAKVLLGLARMKRTEPYKFQKLKMTNRAIAIKEFEQTKVFNQIKDMFIRVASAID; from the coding sequence ATGGGAAAATATAAAACTTATGTTTCAGCTACCAGTAAACCGGGGAATTCAATGGGTACCAAAATGAAAGTAAGCCTAATTACACCTATTGATATAAAATACAGTTACCAGGCAACAGAAAAATCGATTTATGAGTATTCAAGATTTCTTTTTCATGAAGGCATCAACGTAACTCTATTGATACCCAAAACGACAATAAATAGCCGTGCTATACGTGTCGATTTTAAAACTCTACGAAATTACTATAAAAGGCTTCCAAAAAAAATCATAATGAATGTTTTGAAAAACTTACCTATGAGATGCCCTCCAGACTTCTACACTAGCCTACCAAAAGAGGGTATTATATACTTTCCAAGAGGTTTATACGAAAACCTACCAAACATATTAACCAAGCCGGAAGGCCAAAAATATATAATAGCTTGCTACTCTATGTCTGTTAGAGATGGACATATAACTAATCATAAAATTATAGAAAGTGTAATAAACTTCTTCTTAACTAATTGTTTTCTAAGAAAAGAGGAGATGCGGAATAATTTATTTTTTAGAGTACTTAACACGAGGCAGAAAAATTATTTGGAGAGAATTGGTGTTCCTTCAGATAAAATATTTAATATACCCGAATTTGTTGATACTAAAAAATATTGTATTGCAACTTCTTATGGGAAAAAACTAAATGTAGTACATATTGGAGGCGAGGCGAAAAATGCCCAAGTCATAATTGACACAATAAAAGAACTAATAGATAAAAGACAGATTACTAAATTTAAGTTTTTCTTTATAGGTAAACACCAGCCAAAAGAATTGTTTGAGTATGCAGAGAAAACCGATAGCGTAGTTTATCTAGGTGCTCTTTCAGACACTAAAAAGATAAAGATTTTATCGATGTCAGATGTTCAGGTAGTTCCAAATCCTGACGAAAATTTTGCTGTATCTATGATAGAGGGCTTGTCGAGCGGGCTTCGTTTAGTGGTAAGTAATCAAAACCCAATCGTTAAAAATTTAATAAAGGAGGGAGCGCTAGCGTATACCTGTTCAAACAATCCTTCTGCCTATGCTAAAGTTCTCTTAGGATTAGCAAGGATGAAAAGAACAGAGCCCTATAAGTTTCAAAAGTTAAAGATGACAAATAGAGCAATAGCGATTAAGGAGTTTGAACAAACAAAAGTCTTCAACCAGATTAAGGATATGTTTATACGTGTGGCAAGTGCAATAGACTGA
- a CDS encoding NAD-dependent epimerase/dehydratase family protein, with amino-acid sequence MPKIDGKTVLVTGGAGFIGSNFVERMLGRAGRVIVYDNLSSGRCDLIKGFIKNRKFRFVKGDVLDYKTLSRVMKEEKPEVVVHFAANPDIQRGTKETDLDIQQGPVATHNLLEAARQNGVKSILYSSTSAIYGMANVKPTPENYGPLKPISLYAASKLACEGLITAYGSLYGINYYIYRFANIVGRNQTHGVIVDLIHKLEKNPKSLEVLGNGKQRKAYMDVVDCVDAMVFAYENAKPNQIINLATSGQTSVAEIARQVIARVSPEARIRYTGTRQGWPGDVTNTHLDNTRMLKLGIKMKYNTSDEVVRHAVEKLTT; translated from the coding sequence ATGCCTAAAATAGATGGGAAAACAGTTCTGGTGACAGGAGGAGCGGGCTTCATAGGCAGCAATTTCGTGGAACGCATGCTGGGCAGGGCAGGAAGGGTAATCGTATACGACAACCTGAGCTCCGGCAGGTGCGACTTGATAAAGGGTTTCATAAAAAACAGGAAGTTCAGGTTCGTGAAGGGCGACGTCCTGGATTACAAGACCCTCAGCAGGGTGATGAAGGAGGAGAAGCCTGAAGTGGTAGTTCACTTCGCCGCGAATCCAGACATACAGCGCGGCACAAAAGAGACTGATCTTGACATACAGCAGGGACCAGTCGCGACCCACAATCTTCTGGAAGCCGCCAGGCAGAATGGCGTTAAGTCGATCCTGTATTCGTCCACCAGTGCAATCTATGGTATGGCCAATGTAAAGCCGACCCCCGAGAACTACGGTCCCCTGAAGCCTATATCGCTCTATGCGGCATCGAAGCTCGCATGCGAAGGCCTGATAACCGCATATGGCAGTCTCTACGGAATAAACTACTACATATACAGGTTTGCCAACATCGTGGGCAGGAACCAGACACACGGCGTGATTGTAGACCTTATACATAAACTAGAAAAGAACCCCAAAAGCCTTGAGGTGCTGGGAAACGGGAAACAGCGCAAGGCTTACATGGATGTAGTGGACTGCGTTGATGCCATGGTCTTCGCATATGAAAATGCGAAACCAAACCAGATAATCAATCTTGCCACAAGCGGCCAGACCAGCGTTGCAGAGATAGCCAGACAGGTAATAGCGAGGGTCTCTCCTGAAGCAAGGATAAGATACACGGGCACAAGGCAGGGATGGCCTGGAGATGTCACGAACACGCACCTGGACAACACGAGGATGCTGAAATTAGGCATTAAAATGAAGTATAATACGTCTGACGAGGTCGTTAGGCATGCAGTCGAGAAGTTAACAACTTAA
- a CDS encoding SIS domain-containing protein yields MDEKKFVADLEDYIERSVEVAKEFKKLSPKLKDIAMAIENAAEQGASVYIMGNGGSAATASHMVADLNKTAIREGKKRFRAICLNDNVPVMMAWANDDSYDSIFVEQLKNFLAKGDILIGISGSGNSPNVVKAIEYANGMGNTTIGITGMINEAGGKLGKMAKIALIVPDNLMYRLEDFHLMVNHALVYAFKHNDERQ; encoded by the coding sequence ATGGACGAAAAAAAATTCGTGGCTGATCTAGAGGATTACATCGAGAGGAGCGTTGAGGTCGCTAAGGAGTTCAAGAAGCTCAGCCCAAAGCTCAAGGACATTGCCATGGCAATAGAGAACGCGGCAGAGCAGGGCGCCAGCGTCTACATAATGGGCAACGGCGGCAGCGCTGCTACAGCGTCGCACATGGTAGCTGACCTGAACAAGACCGCGATACGCGAGGGCAAGAAGAGGTTCAGGGCCATATGCCTAAACGACAACGTGCCTGTCATGATGGCCTGGGCGAACGACGATTCCTATGACTCCATATTCGTGGAGCAGCTCAAGAACTTCCTGGCCAAGGGCGACATACTGATAGGCATAAGCGGCAGCGGCAACTCCCCGAACGTCGTGAAGGCGATAGAGTACGCGAACGGCATGGGCAACACCACGATAGGCATAACCGGCATGATAAACGAGGCCGGCGGGAAGCTAGGCAAGATGGCCAAGATAGCGCTCATAGTGCCTGACAACCTGATGTACAGGCTGGAGGACTTCCACCTGATGGTCAACCACGCGTTGGTCTATGCCTTCAAGCACAACGATGAGAGACAATGA
- a CDS encoding HAD-IIIA family hydrolase, whose protein sequence is MRLNRTLRPALFLDRDGTLNKDCPYCRNAGQIRIYKDVPGALALLSRRFYIIVLTNQSGIARGYYTRKDVAGMHAKIRREVEKAGGRIDAFYYCPHMPEDNCNCRKPRTGLMEQALKDFPIDLKNSFVVGNSKADIGLARAMRVRSIQVRDRDDAKPDFYARDFKDVVKIAMSGSVPEVALILAGGKGTRLRPITYRMPKPLVRVNGKPVIAHIIDELAGNGVRRIYVSVGYKANMIVSYLKRYKTNATIRYVREDPSKPLGTGGAIRLALGQIRKSYEGDLLMTYGDDLFTLDLAGMYAMHRAKKAELTILVRKAANASEIRNSGVVALVGSRITGFVEKPEPKDAPSKLISIGKLILDTGIHGKLPRKKAFSFERDFLQRHTKDVRMYAFVSEGMWYPIDNPERLDRAKMAWKGRRQLGAGNHEQ, encoded by the coding sequence ATGCGATTGAACAGAACGCTCAGGCCAGCATTGTTCCTCGACAGGGACGGCACTCTGAACAAGGATTGCCCGTACTGCCGGAACGCCGGCCAGATAAGGATTTACAAGGACGTGCCAGGTGCCCTGGCGCTGCTCTCGAGGCGCTTCTACATAATAGTCCTCACCAACCAGTCGGGAATAGCACGAGGCTACTACACCAGGAAAGACGTTGCAGGCATGCATGCCAAGATCAGGCGGGAAGTGGAGAAGGCAGGCGGGCGCATAGACGCCTTCTACTACTGCCCGCACATGCCTGAAGACAACTGCAACTGCAGGAAACCAAGGACCGGCCTGATGGAGCAGGCGCTCAAGGACTTCCCGATAGACCTGAAGAACTCTTTCGTGGTCGGGAACAGCAAGGCAGACATAGGGCTTGCGCGCGCGATGCGCGTGCGCAGCATACAGGTAAGGGACAGGGACGATGCGAAGCCCGATTTCTACGCGAGGGATTTCAAAGACGTAGTAAAGATAGCGATGAGCGGCAGCGTGCCGGAAGTCGCGCTAATACTCGCGGGCGGCAAGGGCACCAGGCTCAGGCCTATAACCTACAGGATGCCGAAGCCGCTCGTCAGGGTCAACGGCAAGCCTGTGATAGCGCACATAATCGACGAACTGGCAGGGAACGGCGTGCGCCGCATCTATGTCTCTGTCGGCTACAAGGCAAATATGATAGTATCGTACCTGAAGCGCTACAAGACGAATGCCACGATTAGGTACGTGCGCGAGGATCCGAGCAAGCCGTTGGGCACTGGCGGGGCCATAAGGCTTGCCCTGGGGCAGATAAGGAAGAGCTATGAGGGCGACCTGCTGATGACATACGGAGACGATTTGTTCACCCTGGATTTGGCAGGCATGTACGCGATGCACAGGGCGAAGAAAGCCGAACTCACGATACTCGTCAGGAAGGCGGCCAACGCCAGCGAAATAAGGAATTCCGGAGTTGTGGCGCTGGTAGGCAGCAGGATCACCGGCTTCGTTGAGAAGCCGGAACCTAAGGACGCGCCAAGCAAACTTATAAGTATTGGAAAACTAATACTCGATACGGGCATACACGGCAAGCTGCCAAGGAAGAAAGCGTTCTCGTTCGAGCGGGACTTCCTCCAAAGGCACACGAAGGATGTCAGGATGTACGCATTCGTCTCGGAGGGCATGTGGTACCCGATAGACAATCCCGAAAGGCTCGACAGGGCGAAAATGGCATGGAAAGGCAGGCGGCAATTGGGAGCGGGCAACCATGAGCAGTAA
- a CDS encoding SWIM zinc finger family protein — protein MEKSAGVALKDVTKAQADLRAEALARTSNTSNLKRFFTKSEVLSFNVGYWVNDKQRHNHIAVLNVALDGSVLMLKGFVESESRRGFYHYVIAPVHPVSIQKLAGKGKCDCESAQYNKMPCKHVIRLRNIYIRHKSEFDAIFGVPQLRR, from the coding sequence ATGGAAAAGAGCGCTGGTGTTGCATTGAAGGATGTTACCAAGGCGCAGGCGGACCTGCGCGCAGAGGCGCTGGCCCGCACATCCAACACCAGCAACCTTAAAAGGTTCTTCACGAAGAGCGAGGTGCTCAGCTTCAACGTAGGATACTGGGTCAATGATAAGCAAAGGCATAACCACATCGCGGTGCTCAACGTCGCGCTAGACGGTTCTGTGCTTATGCTGAAAGGCTTTGTGGAGAGCGAAAGCAGGCGCGGCTTCTACCATTACGTGATAGCGCCCGTGCATCCGGTAAGCATTCAGAAACTGGCTGGCAAGGGCAAGTGCGATTGCGAGAGCGCGCAGTACAACAAGATGCCGTGCAAGCACGTCATCAGGCTCAGGAACATATACATAAGGCACAAGTCGGAATTTGACGCCATCTTCGGCGTCCCGCAACTCAGGAGGTAA
- a CDS encoding nucleotidyl transferase AbiEii/AbiGii toxin family protein, which produces METIMKGWFSAKQRAHTAVLRDLLIQIYARKPADLAFKGGTALAFFYGSDRFSKDIDFSSPNIEGYTVIDDVLESFEKEYSYKILNAWEDNIYETRSFRRYILTFGYGQFQDINVTIDYSIGKCALGLENRELSNGYSASSVSVMKPEELLAEKVRALYSRQKARDLYDLHYLCAVLHTRISLGAIAGKLAEDPSLKGVKYSFTSFKERIEGLRPFWGELRELVANFEALDFNDISTAALSAFRNV; this is translated from the coding sequence ATGGAAACAATAATGAAAGGCTGGTTCAGCGCAAAGCAGCGCGCCCACACTGCGGTGCTGCGCGACCTGCTCATACAGATATACGCACGCAAGCCTGCCGATCTCGCATTCAAGGGGGGCACAGCGCTTGCGTTCTTCTACGGCAGCGACAGGTTCTCCAAGGACATAGATTTCTCGTCGCCGAACATAGAAGGTTATACGGTCATAGACGACGTTCTGGAGTCGTTCGAGAAGGAGTACAGCTACAAGATACTGAACGCATGGGAGGACAATATATATGAAACGCGCAGCTTCAGGAGGTACATTCTGACATTTGGCTACGGGCAGTTTCAGGACATCAATGTTACCATAGATTACAGCATAGGCAAATGTGCGCTGGGGCTCGAGAACAGGGAGCTGTCGAACGGGTACAGCGCATCAAGCGTAAGCGTGATGAAGCCAGAGGAGCTGCTTGCGGAGAAGGTGCGCGCGCTTTATTCTAGGCAGAAGGCGCGCGACCTCTACGATCTGCACTACCTGTGTGCTGTGCTTCATACCAGGATAAGCCTCGGCGCAATAGCAGGCAAGCTTGCCGAAGACCCGAGCCTGAAAGGCGTCAAGTATTCGTTCACATCGTTCAAGGAGAGAATTGAAGGCCTAAGGCCGTTCTGGGGAGAGCTCAGGGAGCTCGTTGCCAACTTCGAGGCGCTCGATTTCAATGACATCAGCACTGCAGCGCTGAGCGCTTTCAGGAACGTCTGA
- a CDS encoding kinase — MPALKNRMIMTRTPLRITFTGGGTDIGAYYRLNGPGAVVNAAINKYIYIIVNKKFDNEIRVSYSKTEIVPHVEDIQHPSIREALRLLGIDGGIEIVSISDIPSGGTGLGSSSSFLVGLLNALHAWNGELVPPRQLAEEAVHIARDVLKEPGGKQDEYIAAYGGLQFMEFNKDESVAVRPVVMTEEARTSLRSHLQMLYTGKQRNSGVILKKQSDSAKPNLKSYDAMRDLAYRLYENLTKGNWQDTGRLLHENWMLKKKLEGSISDKTIDGWYDRARKAGALGGKIIGAGGGGFLLLFTPPSKQEAVRKALPGLTVQEFELEPQGSSIIYVGD, encoded by the coding sequence ATGCCTGCCCTAAAGAACAGGATGATAATGACAAGGACGCCGTTGCGCATAACATTCACCGGTGGGGGCACTGACATAGGCGCCTACTACAGGCTCAACGGCCCCGGCGCAGTGGTCAACGCAGCGATAAACAAGTACATCTACATAATAGTGAACAAGAAGTTCGACAACGAGATAAGGGTCAGCTACTCGAAGACTGAGATAGTGCCGCACGTCGAAGACATACAGCATCCCTCAATCAGGGAGGCCCTTAGGCTTCTTGGCATAGACGGCGGCATAGAGATAGTCAGCATATCAGACATACCGTCCGGCGGCACCGGCCTTGGATCAAGCAGCTCGTTCCTGGTAGGGCTGCTCAATGCATTGCACGCGTGGAATGGGGAACTGGTCCCTCCAAGGCAGCTTGCCGAGGAAGCGGTGCACATAGCAAGGGACGTGCTCAAGGAACCGGGAGGCAAGCAGGACGAGTACATAGCGGCATATGGCGGCCTGCAGTTCATGGAGTTCAACAAGGATGAGAGCGTGGCCGTCAGGCCCGTAGTCATGACGGAAGAGGCCAGGACGAGCCTTAGGAGCCACCTGCAGATGCTCTATACCGGCAAGCAGAGGAACTCTGGCGTTATACTCAAAAAGCAGTCCGACAGCGCCAAGCCGAACCTGAAGAGCTACGACGCTATGCGCGACCTTGCCTACAGGCTGTACGAGAACCTCACGAAGGGCAACTGGCAGGACACGGGCAGGCTCCTGCATGAGAACTGGATGCTAAAGAAGAAGCTTGAGGGCAGCATATCCGACAAGACGATAGACGGATGGTACGACAGGGCAAGAAAGGCAGGCGCCCTGGGCGGCAAGATAATAGGCGCAGGCGGCGGCGGCTTTTTGCTTCTGTTCACGCCCCCAAGCAAGCAGGAGGCCGTCAGGAAGGCGCTCCCCGGACTTACAGTACAGGAGTTCGAGCTGGAGCCACAGGGAAGCAGCATAATATACGTTGGCGATTGA
- a CDS encoding MFS transporter: MSKRIGVGEKSKPGASSGANRFPWGAVIALAMGMLVYGVAESYGPVSAIGQIFPKNLVYVAFSLPYVAGGIGALLAGYLADRIGRRKSFLIASLLIVLGILIYIAGPTNIPALIVSFVLIGMAAIGLETPILSIIAESIPAKWRGNTEVIVQNFGNLGVALLFIPLFLNLSSLQIETAVALLFLAPLAALVIGYFTVGESRPWKALTKGGNVRQTWKAIDGEAEHIRPNTGMGLRFSVIIILGIVQNVAFLYITYGVGFFYFASKLASAIPVMGGLTMVVVGILFGLNVHRFSRKNAALWSYGLLVLFWAVLWAYVALTGSTSGLLLVFLTGILFIFVETTWGTRAMLEPEMFPTKMRGTYISYVRAVVWIVAALIFGVLSFYTLSFNAEAAIVMLVFLIGLAMSIAWYLKGFETGMRSLAKHDTA, from the coding sequence GTGAGTAAGCGGATAGGTGTGGGGGAGAAATCCAAGCCTGGCGCCAGCTCTGGCGCTAATCGCTTTCCTTGGGGCGCGGTGATAGCGCTTGCCATGGGCATGCTCGTGTATGGCGTGGCTGAGAGCTACGGCCCCGTATCTGCGATAGGCCAGATCTTCCCGAAGAACCTTGTTTATGTCGCGTTCAGCCTCCCGTACGTTGCAGGTGGCATAGGCGCGCTGCTCGCAGGCTACCTTGCCGACAGGATAGGCAGGAGGAAGTCATTCCTCATAGCGTCGCTCCTGATAGTGCTGGGCATATTAATTTACATCGCGGGCCCCACCAACATACCTGCGCTTATCGTATCGTTCGTGCTCATAGGCATGGCAGCGATAGGGCTCGAGACGCCAATACTTTCGATAATAGCGGAGAGCATACCTGCGAAGTGGCGCGGGAACACTGAGGTGATAGTCCAGAACTTCGGCAACCTCGGCGTGGCGCTCCTTTTCATACCGCTCTTCCTGAACTTAAGCTCGCTACAGATCGAGACTGCTGTTGCTTTGCTCTTCCTCGCGCCGCTCGCGGCGCTCGTGATCGGCTACTTCACCGTCGGCGAGTCAAGGCCGTGGAAGGCGCTTACCAAGGGCGGCAACGTAAGGCAGACCTGGAAAGCAATAGACGGCGAGGCCGAGCACATCAGGCCAAATACGGGCATGGGCCTGAGGTTCTCTGTCATCATAATACTAGGCATAGTGCAGAACGTAGCTTTCCTCTACATAACGTACGGCGTCGGCTTCTTCTACTTCGCCAGCAAGCTTGCTTCTGCAATACCTGTGATGGGCGGTCTCACTATGGTCGTGGTGGGCATACTCTTCGGCCTGAACGTGCACAGGTTCTCGAGGAAGAACGCTGCGCTGTGGTCATACGGCCTGCTCGTGCTCTTCTGGGCGGTCCTATGGGCGTACGTTGCGCTTACGGGATCCACGTCAGGCCTGCTTCTCGTCTTCCTGACTGGCATACTCTTCATATTCGTCGAGACGACGTGGGGCACAAGGGCCATGCTCGAGCCCGAGATGTTCCCGACAAAGATGCGCGGCACTTACATCTCCTATGTCAGGGCGGTGGTATGGATAGTCGCGGCCCTGATATTCGGCGTGCTATCATTCTACACGCTCTCGTTCAATGCAGAGGCAGCCATAGTAATGCTCGTATTCCTGATAGGCCTCGCGATGAGCATCGCATGGTACCTCAAGGGCTTCGAGACCGGGATGAGGAGCCTGGCAAAGCACGACACAGCATAA